A genomic window from Ischnura elegans chromosome 10, ioIscEleg1.1, whole genome shotgun sequence includes:
- the LOC124166459 gene encoding translation initiation factor IF-2-like, whose amino-acid sequence MDEGASERTTQLALLFPLKASLFPAKSPAATSPKQPESPEMTSPGSSQPSPLTHPNLACPRLRLRRGSSLSDLTTLQQQQAGPLEEISDCDSGPPSLMPPREGGGYPGGGGGRLKQRGCDTAPQSPATGRRGGMTGVGGGSGGIGRGRRLFAGDEMRGGSIGDLMNLKQYGSVWSVRSATESIAEAVPLATVTPRTPRKGQSPNRAAVGEGACPNELAAALRELQEDEAMAEEARDTVDALPPRRQTTSPPPASPPHLKKVREYLLEGDAGPQRPQRKALSTYERTQRLSRLIKEHQDAFLDHPARKIVSGKRIRVSSDYS is encoded by the coding sequence ATGGACGAGGGAGCGTCCGAGCGGACGACGCAGTTAGCGCTGCTCTTCCCGCTAAAAGCGAGCCTCTTCCCCGCAAAGTCACCGGCTGCTACCTCACCCAAACAGCCCGAAAGCCCCGAAATGACATCCCCCGGCTCTTCCCAGCCTAGTCCTTTAACGCACCCCAACCTGGCCTGCCCACGACTTAGACTTCGCCGGGGCTCATCCTTATCGGACCTCACCACTCTGCAGCAACAGCAAGCGGGGCCTTTGGAGGAAATCTCGGACTGCGACTCGGGCCCACCTTCCCTGATGCCTCCGCGGGAAGGTGGCGGCTACCCCGGAGGTGGCGGGGGACGGCTGAAGCAGAGGGGATGCGACACCGCCCCACAGAGCCCCGCCACCGGTCGGCGCGGGGGCATGACCGGTGTTGGCGGAGGTTCCGGGGGCATAGGCCGGGGACGGAGGCTCTTCGCCGGGGACGAGATGAGGGGTGGATCCATAGGTGACCTGATGAACCTGAAACAGTACGGCAGCGTGTGGAGCGTGCGGAGCGCTACAGAGAGCATAGCGGAGGCCGTTCCGCTGGCTACGGTGACGCCGAGGACCCCACGTAAAGGGCAGTCGCCCAACAGGGCCGCGGTGGGGGAAGGGGCGTGTCCTAATGAGTTGGCGGCGGCCCTTAGAGAGCTTCAAGAGGACGAGGCGATGGCGGAGGAGGCGAGGGACACGGTGGACGCACTGCCCCCGCGGAGGCAGACCACCTCGCCGCCCCCCGCCTCCCCGCCCCATCTCAAGAAGGTGCGCGAGTACCTGCTGGAGGGGGATGCAGGGCCCCAGAGGCCGCAGAGGAAGGCCCTGTCCACTTACGAGAGGACGCAGCGGTTGTCTAGACTGATCAAGGAGCACCAAGACGCCTTCCTCGATCACCCCGCGAGGAAAATTGTGAGTGGTAAACGAATTAGGGTCTCCTCGGATTACTCTTAA